Proteins found in one Chrysiogenes arsenatis DSM 11915 genomic segment:
- a CDS encoding chemotaxis protein CheD, which yields MINFSNAYYLKPAQGVVFDTPHVVHTILGSCVAVTMFNARLKIGGITHAMLPSATEETTHKCVQCHKYADCCVKFLHAKFQSYGINRTEVEVKLFGGSDMFQTADSGRGVKTIGHQNVEVSLRVLDELGYRISAQDIGGSLGRKLYFSTDTGAIFLKRIQRLHAEE from the coding sequence GTGATCAATTTTTCAAACGCATATTATTTGAAGCCAGCGCAAGGAGTTGTTTTTGACACTCCGCATGTGGTGCATACCATCCTTGGTTCCTGCGTGGCGGTGACGATGTTTAATGCCCGCCTGAAAATTGGGGGGATTACGCATGCGATGTTGCCATCAGCGACAGAGGAAACAACCCATAAGTGTGTACAATGTCACAAGTATGCTGATTGCTGCGTTAAATTTCTCCATGCAAAGTTTCAATCGTATGGGATCAATCGAACGGAAGTTGAAGTCAAACTTTTCGGTGGCTCTGACATGTTTCAAACCGCCGATTCTGGGCGTGGCGTAAAAACTATTGGTCACCAGAATGTGGAAGTGTCGCTGCGTGTGTTAGATGAGCTTGGGTATCGGATTTCTGCTCAGGATATTGGTGGGTCGTTGGGACGAAAACTGTACTTTTCGACCGACACCGGCGCGATATTCCTGAAACGGATACAACGTCTGCATGCGGAGGAGTGA
- a CDS encoding CheR family methyltransferase, which yields MAEVDLAIFRENISDADFKRLKEYIESHCGIKLGDTKRQMVEGRLRKRLREHGFASYREYLDFVFHTPQGEDEIISLIDVLTTNKTDFFREPAHFDFLVGHAIPEIIPLLRRDNRRIFKVWSAGCSTGEEPYTLAMVLFDALASYGSSIDFSILATDISTQVLEKAHQGIYDQAKVESQIPSSLQRKFMLRSKDRSRKLMRFAPEVRSRLSFKRLNFMDATYGLKEKFDVIFCRNVLIYFDKKTQEAILRKQIAHLSDDGYLFLGHSETLNGMNLPLRGCYPTVYKKI from the coding sequence ATGGCCGAGGTCGATCTTGCAATATTTCGAGAAAACATCAGCGATGCAGATTTCAAACGGCTCAAAGAGTATATTGAATCGCATTGTGGTATTAAACTTGGCGACACAAAACGGCAAATGGTTGAAGGTCGGCTGCGCAAACGGCTGCGCGAACACGGATTTGCCAGTTATCGCGAATATCTCGATTTTGTTTTTCATACCCCACAAGGTGAAGATGAAATCATTTCACTTATCGATGTGTTAACTACCAATAAAACAGACTTTTTTCGCGAACCGGCCCATTTTGACTTTCTCGTTGGCCACGCTATTCCAGAAATTATTCCGTTGCTGCGACGGGATAATCGACGAATCTTTAAAGTTTGGTCAGCGGGATGTTCCACTGGTGAAGAACCGTATACTTTGGCGATGGTGCTGTTTGATGCGCTTGCCAGTTATGGATCGTCGATCGATTTTTCTATTTTAGCGACCGATATATCGACGCAAGTGCTCGAAAAAGCCCATCAAGGCATTTATGATCAGGCAAAAGTAGAAAGTCAAATTCCATCAAGTCTCCAGCGCAAATTTATGCTGCGCAGTAAAGATCGCAGTCGCAAACTAATGCGTTTTGCGCCAGAAGTCCGTTCGCGTTTATCGTTTAAGCGGCTCAATTTCATGGATGCTACGTATGGTTTGAAAGAAAAATTCGACGTGATTTTCTGCCGTAACGTGCTTATTTACTTTGATAAAAAAACACAGGAAGCTATCTTACGCAAGCAAATTGCGCATCTGAGCGATGATGGCTACCTTTTTCTTGGCCATTCTGAGACGCTCAATGGAATGAATTTACCCCTTCGCGGGTGTTACCCGACAGTGTATAAAAAAATATAA
- a CDS encoding efflux RND transporter permease subunit, which produces MNSLIRWMTSNRVAANLLMVTLLIVGAIVGSGLKQEIFPEIVLDTVRVSVAYPGAAPGEVEDSLVIKIEEAIGSLSGIKRVRSQAAEGLGVVNAEIREGVDVDLMLQEIKGEVDRIDSFPEEALQPMVVKVDNRQQVISIALSGALAESQLRAQAELIRDELLALPDITLVEIGGTRAPEIAVEIEEATLRQYALTLEGVAKSIGSLSLDLPGGSIRAAGGDILVRTAEKRLQASAYENLPILAGAAGEQVLLGDIATVRESFVDVDLRSRLGGQSAVTVAVYRVGNQKPIAIADTVKEYVERKQQELPPTVQLAVLDDRAEILKSRMNLLLRNGAIGLILVLVTLGLFLDLRLAFWTTMGIPISFLGALMVLPMADVSINMVSLFAFILALGIVVDDAIVVGENIYTHRQMGKKLYDAAIDGTLEVAGPVIFSILTSVAAFAPMLLVTGMMGKFIIVIPVVVISVLLISLVEALLILPAHLSGKHANQPYRGPMALLERVRQKTSAGLEWFVAVPYAKALNFCLEWRYATVASAVVLLALVLSLVIGGVIKFTFMPKVDADIAKVQLMLPYGSPFESTLSAAERLEQGALRVLARLDAEAGTPVSRALYTVVGSYGLSSSPQGGAAPSGGHLAEVQVHLVPSDERMFGSQEFLDAWREAVGEIAGVRSLNFSANLASFGAPVDVALSHRDHAVLEQATRHLKQTLETLPGVTDIADTLQLGKRELAFTLEPAARSLGITAHDLARQLRAAFYGAEALSIQRGRDEVKVMVRYPEAVRRSPHALEQLMIRNSAGVEIPLYQAARMDDGTGYYAIDRIDRRRVLSVTADVREPEGNSAEIAVALRETIVPALVSQFPGLSVSLEGESKERRESFASLGKGFAVALFLIYALLAVLFRSYFQPVIVMCAIPFGIIGGLLGHIIMGYDLSMLSLFGMVALSGVVVNDSLIMIDFINSRRREGMPLWEAVCQSGQRRFRPILLTSLTTFLGLWPMIFETSVQARFLIPMAISLGFGIIFATAIILVLIPSLYLITYDVVHLFQKEAEIEGAAGEAT; this is translated from the coding sequence ATGAATAGCCTGATCCGTTGGATGACCTCCAACCGTGTCGCTGCCAATCTTTTGATGGTCACGCTCTTGATCGTTGGTGCCATTGTCGGTAGCGGCTTAAAACAAGAAATTTTTCCCGAAATTGTGCTGGATACTGTGCGCGTCAGTGTTGCCTATCCCGGAGCCGCGCCGGGCGAAGTGGAAGATTCGCTGGTGATCAAGATTGAAGAGGCGATCGGATCACTCAGTGGCATTAAACGCGTTCGTTCGCAGGCGGCGGAAGGGTTGGGCGTCGTCAACGCCGAAATCCGTGAAGGGGTCGATGTCGATCTCATGTTGCAGGAGATTAAGGGCGAAGTGGATCGGATTGATTCCTTTCCCGAAGAAGCGTTGCAGCCGATGGTGGTAAAGGTCGATAACCGCCAGCAGGTTATTTCGATTGCCCTTTCTGGGGCGCTCGCCGAGTCGCAGTTACGCGCTCAGGCGGAGTTGATTCGCGACGAGCTGCTGGCATTGCCAGATATTACCCTCGTGGAAATCGGTGGCACGCGTGCACCGGAAATTGCGGTTGAAATAGAAGAAGCCACGCTGCGTCAGTATGCGTTGACGCTCGAAGGGGTAGCAAAATCTATCGGTTCCTTATCGCTTGACTTGCCCGGCGGGAGCATTCGTGCCGCTGGGGGAGATATTCTGGTGCGGACGGCAGAAAAACGCTTGCAGGCCAGTGCGTACGAAAACCTGCCGATACTTGCTGGTGCGGCAGGCGAGCAAGTGCTCCTCGGAGACATTGCAACCGTGCGCGAATCGTTTGTGGATGTTGATCTGCGTTCGCGGTTAGGCGGCCAGTCTGCTGTCACCGTGGCGGTGTACCGCGTCGGCAATCAAAAGCCTATCGCCATAGCGGATACCGTCAAAGAGTACGTGGAACGCAAACAACAGGAACTGCCGCCAACGGTACAACTCGCTGTGCTGGACGATCGCGCGGAAATCTTAAAAAGCCGCATGAATCTTTTGCTGCGCAATGGCGCGATTGGGTTGATTCTGGTGCTTGTGACGCTGGGATTGTTTCTCGATCTGCGGCTGGCATTCTGGACAACCATGGGAATACCCATTTCCTTTCTGGGGGCACTTATGGTGTTGCCGATGGCCGATGTGTCGATCAATATGGTTTCGTTATTTGCGTTTATCCTGGCGTTGGGGATTGTTGTTGATGATGCCATTGTGGTTGGGGAAAATATTTACACGCACCGACAAATGGGGAAAAAACTCTACGATGCCGCTATCGATGGGACGCTGGAAGTAGCTGGGCCGGTAATATTTTCAATTCTCACCAGCGTGGCGGCCTTCGCGCCAATGCTGCTGGTAACGGGTATGATGGGGAAATTCATCATAGTGATTCCCGTGGTGGTGATTTCGGTGCTGCTGATTTCGCTGGTAGAAGCGCTGCTTATCCTCCCCGCCCATCTTTCAGGCAAACATGCTAATCAACCGTATAGAGGTCCAATGGCCTTACTGGAGCGGGTGCGTCAAAAAACTTCTGCTGGGCTGGAGTGGTTTGTCGCCGTGCCATACGCCAAGGCGCTTAACTTCTGCTTGGAATGGCGCTATGCCACCGTTGCCAGTGCGGTTGTTTTGCTGGCGCTGGTTTTGTCGCTGGTGATCGGTGGCGTCATCAAGTTTACGTTTATGCCAAAAGTAGATGCCGATATTGCCAAAGTGCAGCTTATGCTCCCGTATGGAAGCCCGTTTGAAAGTACGCTGAGTGCTGCCGAGCGGCTGGAACAAGGGGCGTTGCGAGTCTTGGCACGGCTGGATGCGGAAGCCGGAACGCCAGTATCCCGTGCGCTGTACACGGTGGTGGGGTCGTATGGCCTGAGTAGTTCGCCGCAGGGGGGAGCCGCACCATCGGGAGGTCATCTGGCTGAAGTGCAGGTTCATCTGGTTCCCAGTGATGAACGAATGTTCGGTTCGCAGGAGTTTCTTGACGCGTGGCGCGAAGCTGTCGGCGAAATTGCCGGCGTCCGCTCCCTGAATTTCAGTGCCAATCTCGCCAGCTTTGGCGCTCCTGTTGATGTGGCGTTGTCGCACCGCGACCATGCCGTGCTGGAGCAGGCTACGCGCCACCTGAAACAAACCTTGGAAACACTTCCCGGCGTGACCGACATTGCCGATACGCTCCAGCTTGGCAAGCGCGAATTGGCATTTACCCTTGAGCCCGCCGCCCGTTCGCTGGGAATTACCGCGCACGACTTGGCACGGCAACTGCGTGCCGCTTTTTACGGTGCCGAAGCGCTTTCCATTCAGCGCGGACGTGATGAAGTCAAAGTGATGGTACGCTATCCCGAAGCCGTACGACGTTCGCCGCATGCCTTGGAACAGTTGATGATCCGCAACAGTGCAGGGGTGGAGATTCCGTTGTATCAGGCTGCCCGTATGGATGATGGGACGGGCTATTACGCCATTGACCGCATAGATCGCCGCCGCGTACTCAGCGTTACCGCTGATGTGCGTGAACCGGAAGGGAACAGTGCCGAAATTGCGGTCGCCTTGCGTGAAACCATTGTTCCGGCACTCGTGAGCCAGTTTCCCGGCTTATCCGTCAGTCTGGAAGGGGAATCAAAAGAACGGCGCGAGTCGTTTGCCAGCCTTGGGAAAGGGTTTGCTGTCGCACTGTTTCTGATCTATGCCCTGTTGGCCGTGCTCTTTCGCAGTTACTTTCAGCCAGTTATCGTGATGTGCGCCATCCCTTTTGGCATCATCGGTGGGCTGCTGGGGCACATCATTATGGGATATGATTTAAGCATGCTGTCGCTGTTTGGCATGGTGGCACTTTCTGGAGTCGTCGTGAATGATTCACTGATCATGATTGATTTTATCAACTCGCGCCGCCGTGAAGGGATGCCGCTGTGGGAGGCAGTATGCCAGTCGGGGCAGCGCCGCTTTCGCCCGATACTGCTGACATCGCTCACAACCTTCCTTGGCCTGTGGCCGATGATATTTGAAACCTCGGTGCAGGCGCGGTTTTTAATCCCGATGGCGATCAGCCTTGGCTTCGGCATTATCTTTGCCACCGCCATTATTCTAGTGCTGATCCCAAGCCTATATTTGATTACCTACGATGTGGTGCACCTGTTCCAGAAAGAAGCGGAGATTGAAGGGGCGGCTGGGGAGGCAACGTAA
- a CDS encoding protein-glutamate methylesterase/protein-glutamine glutaminase, producing the protein MALKGKINVLVVDDSAVVRQTLQQILQSDSQIGEVVTAGDPYAATEKLESFVPDVITLDVEMPRMDGLTFLKKLMSQHPIPVVMCSSLTIDNSETFMKALEYGAVDIIQKPSLGTKQFLEEAKTRICDTVKAAASVNMKTHRARFKPMQVAPKLTADVILAKGNESNKAMAKTTEKVVLVGASTGGTEALRVFLEMFPEDSPGIVVVQHMPENFTKSFAERLDSLCRITVKEGENGDTVLPGRAIIAPGNKHMLIKRSGARYYVEIKDGPLVSRHRPSVDVLFRSGARYVGANAIGVIMTGMGDDGAKGMLEMKEAGAYTIAQDEATSVVFGMPKVAIQIGAVNDIAPLEKICQMVMGAYRGRR; encoded by the coding sequence ATGGCGCTCAAAGGGAAAATTAACGTACTGGTGGTCGATGACTCGGCGGTGGTACGTCAAACATTGCAACAAATCCTGCAATCCGATTCGCAAATTGGCGAGGTGGTAACGGCTGGTGATCCGTATGCGGCAACAGAAAAACTTGAATCATTTGTGCCCGACGTGATTACGCTGGATGTCGAAATGCCGCGCATGGACGGGTTGACCTTTCTGAAAAAGCTGATGTCGCAGCACCCGATTCCGGTGGTGATGTGTTCCAGTTTGACGATTGATAATTCCGAAACCTTCATGAAAGCACTCGAATATGGTGCCGTTGATATTATTCAAAAACCGTCACTCGGTACGAAGCAATTCCTTGAAGAAGCGAAAACCCGTATTTGTGACACGGTAAAAGCTGCAGCCAGTGTGAACATGAAGACGCATCGCGCCCGTTTTAAGCCAATGCAGGTAGCGCCAAAGCTAACCGCTGATGTTATCCTCGCCAAAGGGAATGAATCAAATAAAGCGATGGCGAAAACAACGGAAAAAGTGGTGCTGGTCGGCGCTTCAACCGGAGGCACTGAAGCGCTGCGGGTGTTCTTGGAGATGTTTCCCGAAGATTCGCCGGGGATTGTCGTCGTACAACACATGCCGGAAAATTTCACCAAATCGTTTGCCGAGCGGCTCGATTCGCTCTGTCGCATTACCGTGAAAGAAGGGGAAAATGGCGATACCGTTCTACCGGGGCGTGCCATTATCGCCCCTGGCAATAAGCATATGCTGATCAAACGGAGCGGTGCGCGGTACTATGTAGAAATTAAAGACGGGCCATTGGTCAGTCGCCACCGCCCATCCGTTGATGTTCTCTTTCGTTCCGGGGCGCGCTATGTTGGTGCCAATGCCATTGGGGTTATTATGACCGGTATGGGCGATGATGGTGCCAAAGGGATGCTGGAAATGAAAGAGGCTGGTGCTTACACGATAGCGCAGGACGAAGCGACCTCGGTTGTTTTTGGTATGCCCAAAGTGGCCATTCAGATTGGAGCGGTGAACGATATCGCCCCGCTGGAAAAAATCTGCCAGATGGTTATGGGAGCGTACCGCGGCAGGCGATGA
- a CDS encoding type ISP restriction/modification enzyme, giving the protein MIQKRLRAGKTTEHTFRGDLEQLLRTLLPDVHVTNEPGRVQNIGNPDYILSRKTIPIGYIEAKVIGIKLDGKNEQFERYKKGFDNLIITDYLIFRFYRYGQFTEEVRLAELQGTTIIANTDAFQQFENQIKDFGIFVGQTIKSPNVLAKMMAAKARLLQNTIEYALTSQDDTYENNSLRDQLTAFQESLIHDIDEKQFADIYAQTIAYGMFAARLHDTTLENFSRHEAAELIPKSNPFLRNLFSYIAGTTIDERLITNVDNLADVFRATDVKSLLNNFGNSATAQNDPIIHFYETFLSEYDPKLRKARGVWYTPEPVVSFIVRAVDDILKSEFGIKDGIADNSKIAIKVEGVGTDKRGKPIMQEKEVHKVQILDPATGTGTFLAEIIKYIYKTRFANMKGMWSGYVENDLIPRLNGFELLMASYAMAHLKLDLLLQETGYVPNKSQRFRVFLTNSLEEHHPATGTLFARWISQEAQEADLVKRDTPVMVVLGNPPYSGESANKGEWIMSLMEDYKKEPGGAVKLNEKNPKWINDDYVKFIRYAQHFIEKKGEGIMAFINPHGFLDNPTFRGMRWSLLNTYDKIYVIDLHGNSNKKETAPDGSKDENVFDIQQGVSISIFIKKEKRKIGQLGKVYHFDVYGKRTHKYSFLSNNSNGRINYKLVSNISPSYSFILKDIARLNVYKSGFGLDELMPVSVVGYQSHRDSFAVAHCKHELIKRLADFVDDNIDEHELLSRYNINESSSWKLKEQRNKIGIHINYGQFVCKTTYRAFDDRFAIMHPAICDRPRKELILHVAGRENYCLLVSKQQATVGFRHCFITKLIANDCVISTSSREANQVFPLRLYGSDDLSTTTEGYNLNLTIVDNISQAIGLVFNVNDANGTCSMSPVNIIDYIYAVLHSPSYRTKYQEFLKTDFPRIPYPTDANMFWDLVQKGSELRQYHLLEHQEIDRFVTSYPVAGNNTITRKITKKDWELYDEAGGIGRIWINDEQYFDEVPLIAWEFFIGGYQPAQKWLKDRHGRTLSYDDVRHYQRIIVALNETHRIMGEIDDTWQL; this is encoded by the coding sequence ATGATTCAAAAACGCCTCAGAGCAGGTAAAACCACTGAGCACACCTTTCGTGGTGATCTTGAACAGCTTTTGCGCACACTTCTGCCGGATGTTCACGTCACTAACGAACCGGGACGCGTCCAGAACATTGGCAATCCCGACTATATCCTTTCGCGTAAAACAATCCCCATCGGGTACATAGAAGCCAAAGTCATCGGGATTAAACTGGATGGAAAAAATGAACAGTTCGAGCGATATAAAAAAGGGTTCGATAACCTTATCATTACCGATTATCTGATATTTCGTTTCTACCGTTATGGACAGTTTACAGAAGAAGTTCGGCTAGCAGAACTCCAAGGCACCACTATCATCGCCAACACAGATGCATTTCAACAATTTGAAAATCAGATTAAAGATTTTGGCATATTTGTTGGACAAACCATAAAATCACCAAATGTGCTTGCCAAAATGATGGCCGCCAAAGCACGACTTCTGCAAAATACTATTGAATACGCATTGACGTCACAAGATGATACCTATGAAAATAACAGCCTTCGCGATCAGTTAACTGCGTTTCAAGAAAGCCTCATCCATGATATCGACGAAAAGCAATTTGCTGATATTTATGCCCAAACCATAGCGTATGGCATGTTTGCCGCGAGACTGCATGATACCACACTTGAGAATTTCAGCCGCCATGAAGCAGCCGAACTTATCCCAAAATCAAATCCTTTTTTGCGTAACCTTTTTTCGTACATAGCTGGAACAACTATTGATGAACGGCTAATTACGAATGTTGACAACTTAGCCGATGTATTTCGTGCTACTGACGTAAAATCACTGTTAAATAATTTTGGCAATTCCGCTACGGCTCAAAACGACCCCATTATTCATTTTTACGAAACATTCCTCTCTGAATATGACCCCAAGCTCCGCAAGGCTCGAGGAGTCTGGTATACACCAGAACCCGTAGTCAGCTTTATCGTCCGTGCCGTTGATGACATCTTAAAAAGTGAGTTTGGTATCAAAGATGGCATTGCCGACAACAGCAAGATAGCCATTAAAGTCGAAGGTGTTGGCACTGATAAGCGCGGCAAACCCATAATGCAAGAAAAGGAAGTTCATAAAGTACAAATACTTGACCCTGCAACAGGAACAGGCACCTTTCTGGCCGAGATTATCAAGTACATCTACAAAACCCGGTTTGCTAACATGAAAGGCATGTGGAGTGGCTACGTTGAAAACGACCTCATTCCGCGATTAAACGGCTTTGAACTCCTTATGGCATCTTATGCAATGGCACACTTAAAGCTCGACTTGCTTTTACAAGAAACGGGGTATGTGCCAAATAAAAGCCAGCGTTTCCGTGTGTTTCTCACCAATAGCTTAGAAGAGCATCACCCTGCAACCGGAACCCTGTTTGCACGATGGATAAGCCAAGAGGCGCAAGAGGCTGATCTTGTAAAACGCGACACGCCAGTGATGGTAGTGTTAGGCAACCCACCATACAGCGGCGAAAGCGCTAACAAAGGCGAGTGGATTATGTCTTTGATGGAAGACTACAAAAAAGAACCTGGTGGGGCTGTAAAGCTAAATGAAAAAAATCCCAAGTGGATTAACGACGACTATGTGAAATTCATTCGTTACGCCCAGCATTTTATTGAAAAGAAAGGCGAAGGGATAATGGCGTTCATTAACCCACACGGCTTTCTTGATAACCCAACATTTCGTGGTATGCGCTGGAGCTTACTCAATACATATGACAAAATATACGTTATTGATTTACATGGCAACAGCAATAAAAAAGAAACTGCTCCAGATGGCTCAAAGGATGAAAATGTCTTTGATATCCAGCAAGGTGTTTCTATAAGTATCTTTATCAAAAAAGAAAAAAGAAAAATTGGTCAATTAGGTAAGGTTTATCACTTTGATGTTTATGGAAAGCGTACTCACAAGTATTCATTCCTTAGTAACAACTCGAATGGCCGGATCAACTATAAGCTTGTATCTAACATATCCCCTAGCTATTCTTTTATTTTAAAAGATATTGCAAGATTAAATGTGTATAAGTCAGGATTCGGCCTTGACGAGTTGATGCCCGTTAGCGTTGTTGGTTATCAATCGCACAGAGATTCTTTTGCTGTTGCCCATTGTAAGCACGAACTCATCAAGAGGCTGGCTGATTTTGTTGATGACAACATTGATGAACATGAGCTGCTGTCTAGGTATAATATTAATGAATCCAGCAGTTGGAAACTCAAAGAACAAAGAAATAAAATAGGAATACATATTAATTATGGCCAATTCGTATGCAAAACTACCTATAGGGCTTTTGATGATCGCTTTGCAATAATGCACCCAGCTATATGTGATAGGCCTAGAAAAGAACTAATTCTGCATGTCGCTGGCAGAGAAAACTATTGTTTACTGGTCTCAAAACAACAAGCAACCGTAGGGTTTAGGCATTGTTTTATCACAAAACTTATTGCAAATGACTGCGTCATTTCTACCTCTAGCAGGGAGGCAAATCAGGTTTTTCCTCTGCGACTATATGGTAGTGACGATCTTTCAACTACTACTGAAGGATATAACTTAAATTTAACTATTGTTGATAATATTTCACAAGCTATAGGCCTCGTTTTTAATGTTAATGATGCGAATGGCACATGCAGCATGTCTCCAGTTAATATCATAGATTACATTTATGCCGTCCTCCATTCGCCAAGCTATCGCACAAAATATCAAGAGTTTTTAAAAACCGATTTCCCCCGCATCCCTTATCCCACTGATGCAAATATGTTTTGGGATTTAGTACAAAAAGGGAGTGAACTGCGCCAGTATCACCTACTGGAGCATCAAGAGATTGACCGCTTTGTTACTTCGTACCCTGTTGCTGGCAATAACACTATCACCCGTAAAATTACCAAAAAAGATTGGGAACTCTACGACGAAGCTGGCGGAATTGGTCGAATCTGGATCAATGATGAACAGTATTTCGATGAAGTCCCGCTTATTGCTTGGGAGTTTTTTATCGGTGGCTATCAACCAGCACAAAAATGGCTGAAAGATCGCCATGGTCGAACGTTGAGTTATGACGATGTGCGGCATTATCAGCGGATTATTGTTGCACTCAATGAAACACATCGAATCATGGGGGAAATTGATGATACATGGCAACTTTAG
- a CDS encoding efflux RND transporter periplasmic adaptor subunit: protein MTRTVLKIFVPLLILAVGLLIARQIIARKTLPQPTPPAEVAVLVDVIVPEPAQGASRIAASGTVTPLRQTVLAAQVAARVERIHPALLVGGVVTAGTELIVFDSADMVFRLKQAEAALSAAIYELEVIEAKRDLARTEWEQFTSHRADAAALQPTSLVLYEPQVRNAKAALASAQASVENAALNVARSTVVAPYDALVTEKLIDEGQFVTVGAKLATVAAIDVAEVEIPLAQRDFEQIDWKQPPMFTVTRPSQNAPQWHGVLHRSRGTVDAARRTVMVIGRVSNPYSNKGQNTPLEFGTFVNVVIAGKSLQGLTRLPHRALREQNTLWVVENTQTLAIRPVSVVWSEPDSVYIRETFAEGETVVTSPLSAPLAGMRVRVGTVHGTTLHE, encoded by the coding sequence ATGACCCGCACTGTACTCAAGATATTCGTTCCGCTTTTGATCCTTGCTGTTGGCCTGTTGATAGCTCGCCAGATTATTGCCCGCAAAACTCTTCCGCAACCAACCCCACCCGCTGAAGTTGCGGTGCTTGTGGATGTAATCGTACCGGAACCAGCCCAAGGGGCATCGCGCATTGCCGCGTCGGGTACGGTGACACCATTGCGCCAAACGGTGCTGGCCGCGCAAGTTGCAGCACGGGTGGAGCGGATTCACCCGGCCTTATTGGTAGGCGGTGTTGTTACGGCGGGTACTGAGTTGATTGTCTTTGACAGTGCCGATATGGTATTTCGCCTGAAGCAGGCTGAAGCCGCGCTGAGTGCCGCGATCTATGAACTGGAAGTCATTGAAGCCAAGCGCGATCTGGCACGTACTGAATGGGAGCAGTTTACTTCGCACCGCGCGGACGCTGCCGCGCTGCAACCAACGTCATTGGTGCTGTATGAACCGCAGGTGCGCAATGCCAAAGCCGCGCTCGCTTCGGCTCAGGCCTCGGTAGAAAATGCCGCGTTAAATGTGGCACGTTCCACCGTCGTCGCGCCGTATGACGCCCTCGTAACGGAAAAGTTGATTGATGAAGGGCAGTTCGTCACCGTCGGCGCCAAGCTTGCCACTGTCGCGGCTATTGACGTTGCCGAGGTGGAAATTCCACTGGCGCAGCGTGACTTTGAACAGATCGACTGGAAGCAGCCACCCATGTTTACCGTGACGCGACCCAGCCAGAACGCACCGCAGTGGCACGGAGTGCTGCATCGCAGTCGCGGAACCGTTGATGCCGCGCGCCGTACGGTGATGGTGATTGGTCGTGTGTCGAATCCCTATTCAAACAAGGGGCAGAACACTCCACTAGAGTTTGGCACGTTTGTCAATGTGGTGATTGCCGGAAAGTCATTACAAGGACTTACGCGCCTGCCGCACCGCGCATTGCGCGAACAGAACACGCTCTGGGTGGTCGAAAATACGCAAACCTTAGCGATCCGCCCGGTGAGTGTGGTGTGGTCAGAACCAGATTCGGTCTACATTCGTGAAACGTTTGCCGAAGGGGAAACCGTTGTGACGTCGCCGCTCAGTGCACCGCTGGCGGGAATGCGTGTGCGTGTCGGCACCGTTCACGGGACAACGCTCCATGAATAG